In Helianthus annuus cultivar XRQ/B chromosome 8, HanXRQr2.0-SUNRISE, whole genome shotgun sequence, a single genomic region encodes these proteins:
- the LOC118481028 gene encoding uncharacterized protein LOC118481028, producing the protein MVTVSCTTKTPYQSLKNKRRSRQSKSFILSGKFRLSNYIAKKQRKGFLGESRIKECYMDPKKGTMKPAGSKRKRELSETKPATATHDANNDDDFQTPLPVPFAEVLTKHHTGADITHRDTADDDDFVTQPPTTDQSAANSQEECDNVDHQQPCDAKRRKSTATRRKSTRPPASFQSKKYEPFSGPKIKLKTSPDNMVIFVNSLNKVQKNKVIEMGFGALLNFNIHHVPTRLAYWLASNYDDAAGVLNFGATRLRINSKLVNTIFGIPNGGIKIVEKERARDSNPVVKEWRDQFNDNTKVSPVGLKDMMITDTSSGRSFELNWLVLYNTILGEISACNTVNQRFLGCVDPNEKISNFDWSSYMITCLDRTTNAWNRKRNDAFRGPIVLLAAAYAYDQRDALKRNKRGCHPIELIDDGMLDELLGKLDDILWDSHIKHNTPMIPKIHVDAEKQMSEKVKKIPDDKKSASTSAKVVETAAEKRADDNKDEGNEEYEPYEEGDDDHMGIYKHCKSYLLSQPSTQELPFVCQVGADSEFRIPMVSQYGTPPVYSQEEKDTEENMATNLDDALTEFEDCVDKIKNAMREALRLHPNSEQILSRKTSWIASVRKHLKDIADTEEGDEVSEKTPTAVKNTGLLTQGTQSKSEGIKPVNLQSELDNVATTSSIPDTEQGGNALLQYKHQRPKRNTNLPDVFRSPYVQRVVSLTDKREQLESALASCILSGRGNKWDILFDCPAGVSILRGSFETMYPSLCLDADIISAWAAVLNNEERLRAPGTPARLFCNAGMLLIKQLITLQPPAYIMPAYIKNIL; encoded by the exons atggtaaccgtatcctGCACAACCAAAACCCCCTATCAATCTCTTAAAAACAAGCGACGTTCCCGTCAAAGCAAAAGTTTTATACTCTCCGGAAAGTTTCGTCTATCGAACTACATTGCAAAGAAGCAGAGAAAGGGTTTTTTAG GAGAATCAAGGATCAAAGAGTGTTATATGGACCCAAAAAAAGGAACTATGAAGCCAGCAGGTTCGAAGAGGAAGCGAGAATTATCCGAGACCAAACCAG CTACAGCAACACACGATGCAAACAACGATGACGACTTCCAAACGCCGCTTCCGGTACCGTTCGCAGAAG TTCTAACTAAACACCATACTGGTGCTGATATAACACACCGTGACACGGCCGACGACGATGACTTCGTGACGCAACCACCCACGACAGATCAATCAG CTGCCAATTCACAAGAAGAGTGTGACAATGTTGACCACCAACAACCATGCGATGCAAAAAGACGTAAGTCAACCGCGACAAGGAGGAAGTCGACGAGACCACCAGCATCATTTCAATCGAAAAAATATGAGCCCTTTAGCGGGCCAAAAATTAAACTGAAGACATCTCCGGATAATATGGTTATATTTGTTAACAGCTTGAATAAAGTTCAAAAAAACAAGGTCATAGAGATGGGATTCGGTGCATTGCTGAATTTCAACATACATCATGTACCAACGCGTCTAGCATATTGGCTGGCAAGCAACTATGACGACGCTGCAGGGGTGTTGAACTTTGGAGCTACCCGTTTACGGATCAATTCAAAGTTGGTGAATACAATATTCGGTATACCGAACGGGGGTATAAAGATTGTAGAAAAAGAAAGAGCGAGGGACAGCAATCCGGTAGTGAAAGAATGGAGGGATCAGTTCAATGATAACACTAAGGTGTCGCCAGTCGGGCTGAAGGACATGATGATTACAGACACTTCAAGTGGTCGGTCATTTGAATTGAACTGGTTGGTGTTATATAATACTATACTTGGAGAGATAAGCGCATGCAACACAGTTAACCAAAGATTCTTGGGATGCGTGGACCCAAATGAAAAAATATCAAACTTTGATTGGAGCAGCTACATGATAACCTGCTTGGACCGAACGACGAATGCATGGAACCGGAAGAGGAATGACGCTTTTAGAGGCCCGATCGTGTTACTAGCG GCTGCATACGCGTACGACCAAAGGGATGCTTTGAAGCGTAATAAGAGGGGATGTCATCCGATTGAATTGATAGATGACGGGATGCTTGACGAACTGCTCGGAAAGCTTGATGACATACTTTGGGATTCTCACATAAAGCATAACACCCCAATGATACCCAAAATTCATGTAGATGCAGAAAAACAGATGAGTGAAAAGGTTAAGAAGATACCTGATGATAAAAAATCAGCATCAACCAGCGCTAAAGTAGTTGAAACGGCAGCAGAAAAACGTGCGGATGACAACAAGGATGAGGGCAACGAAGAATACGAACCGTACGAAGAAGGGGACGACGACCATATGGGAATATATAAACATTGCAAAAGTTATTTGTTGTCACAGCCAAGTACACAGGAGCTGCCGTTTGTATGTCAAGTTGGGGCAGACAGCGAATTTCGGATACCAATGGTATCACAGTATGGGACACCGCCCGTGTACTCACAAGAAGAAAAAGATACTGAAGAG AATATGGCGACAAATTTGGATGATGCACTTACGGAATTTGAAGATTGCGTTGATAAGATAAAAAATGCAATGAGAGAAGCTTTACGTTTGCACCCCAACAGTGAACAGATATTGAGTAGGAAAACGTCATGGATTGCGAGTGTCCGCAAACATCTAAAGGACATTGCGGATACTGAGGAAGGCGATGAAGTGTCAGAAAAAACCCCCACCGCTGTCAAAAACACTGGACTATTGACACAAG GCACACAATCGAAATCTGAGGGGATCAAACCAGTAAACTTGCAAAGTGAACTGGACAACGTCGCAACAACTTCAAGTATTCCAGACACTGAACAGGGAGGAAACGCGTTACTGCAATATAAACACCAGAGGCCAAAAAGAAACACCAATCTTCCAGATGTTTTCAGGTCACCGTACGTGCAGCGTGTGGTTTCGTTAACAGATAAACGAGAACAATTGGAATCTGCATTGGCTAGCTGTATACTGAGCGGAAGGGGAAACAAATG GGATATTTTATTCGATTGCCCAGCAGGTGTCTCGATTCTGAGAGGCTCGTTTGAGACGATGTACCCGTCATTATGCTTGGATGCAGATATTATATCAGCTTGGGCCGCAGTCCTTAACAACGAGGAGCGGTTAAGGGCACCTGGTACCCCCGCAAGGCTGTTTTGCAATGCCGGAATGTTG CTTATAAAACAGCTTATAACACTACAGCCTCCAGCTTATATTATGCCTGCATACATAAAAAACATCTTATAA
- the LOC118481027 gene encoding protein FAR1-RELATED SEQUENCE 12-like — translation MYQIRDTWIPAYYRDQHMSGLMRTSSRSESENHFFGQFCNPNCTLVEFLGHFDSAIEAQRHEHRKNDHDTRHTNPQILAKEFVLEQQAANIYTRTIFFDAQLEIQTAINKCAVGKWEDREDNFVNFYVKDFSQACTSFFQVMMRQLDMTVSCSCKRYEQFGLLCAHIFCVLRLLDIRQFPERYIMRRWTREAVPNSAPGAIIGISESDDRYQQVNGVVREITRSAESLINRLVYNFDALCAFRDYVGQYQSTADQAVVNAPPRSRRDRFAEITGYTQETPVTVRMPKTVRFKGMGKPSRMKSNREIAIIQSAKKKKGRECSNCKRRGHNRRTCSYPARENADDSSESDEAEIEGDDEEEMEDVVGEEADDEELDDEEQE, via the exons ATGTATCAGATTAGGGATACATGGATCCCTGCGTATTATCGCGATCAACACATGTCTGGGTTGATGCGTACCTCATCACGTTCGGAGAGTGAGAACCATTTCTTTGGGCAGTTTTGCAACCCGAATTGTACCCTTGTTGAATTTTTGGGGCATTTTGATTCTGCAATCGAAGCCCAAAGACACGAGCACAGGAAGAATGATCACGATACTAGGCACACGAACCCCCAAATACTTGCAAAAGAGTTTGTCTTAGAGCAACAGGCGGCAAACATATACACACGGACAATTTTCTTTGATGCGCAACTCGAAATTCAAACAGCGATTAACAAGTGTGCTGTTGGAAAATGGGAGGATAGAGAGGATAACTTTGTGAACTTCTATGTGAAGGACTTTTCTCAAGCGTGTACTTCATTTTTTCAG GTTATGATGCGGCAGCTAGACATGACCGTTAGTTGCTCATGCAAAAGGTATGAACAGTTTGGGCTTCTGTGTGCGCACATTTTCTGCGTTTTGCGGCTTCTTGATATCAGGCAGTTCCCTGAAAGGTACATAATGCGACGTTGGACAAGGGAAGCTGTTCCTAACAGTGCGCCGGGAGCGATAATAGGGATTAGTGAAAGTGATGATCGGTACCAACAGGTTAATGGTGTTGTAAGGGAGATAACAAGGTCAGCCGAGTCTCTTATCAACAGGTTGGTATATAACTTTGATGCGTTGTGCGCGTTTAGGGACTATGTTGGCCAGTATCAATCTACCGCTGATCAGGCAGTCGTGAACGCCCCCCCTAGGAGTCGTCGCGATAGGTTTGCTGAAATAACTGGATACACGCAAGAAACACCTGTAACTGTTCGTATGCCGAAAACCGTTAGATTTAAAGGTATGGGCAAACCTTCCAGAATGAAGAGTAATCGTGAAATTGCCATTATTCAATCTGCGAAGAAAAAAAAGGGTCGCGAGTGTAGCAATTGCAAACGTCGGGGCCATAATAGACGTACCTGCTCGTACCCGGCAAGGGAAAATGCCGACGACTCCTCAGAAAGTGATGAAGCGGAAATTGAAGGAGACGACGAAGAGGAGATGGAAGATGTGGTGGGTGAAGAAGCCGACGATGAGGAGCTAGACGATGAAGAGCAAGAGTAG
- the LOC118480888 gene encoding uncharacterized protein LOC118480888, producing the protein MFGSRMETILGQADSTDIRNFQMVFVSVLYNKHYILVFFNLAQSQILVIDNIEGEVPIDIRYSGYIEKVVNAFCSYVNNHSPAIAKKLRSTSPVSLKFPWQTLYNGTDCGIFVMRHMETFKGTSVREWNCGLSPERDITGEVLTHQSIELCDLRIKYLSKILLSDINSMRSTVEQEVHEYANKSQHERLKNARTAKERIELRLSEE; encoded by the exons ATGTTCGGTAGCCGGATGGAAACAATACTAGGCCAAGCAGATAGCACGGACATCAGAAACTTCCAAATGGTATTCGTGTCGGTGCTGTATAATAAACACTATATTCTAGTGTTCTTCAATCTAGCACAGTCACAAATCTTGGTTATCGACAATATCGAGGGTGAGGTCCCTATCGACATACGATACAGCGGCTACATAGAAAAAGTT GTCAATGCATTCTGCTCGTATGTCAATAACCACTCTCCTGCAATTGCTAAAAAACTGCGATCAACATCACCAGTTAGTCTGAAGTTCCCGTGGCAAACATTGTATAACGGAACAGATTGTGGAATATTCGTCATGCGTCATATGGAGACTTTTAAAG GGACAAGTGTGCGCGAATGGAACTGCGGGCTATCGCCAGAGCGAGACATCACGGGAGAGGTGTTGACACACCAATCGATAGAACTATGTGACTTGCGAATAAAGTACTTATCAAAAATCTTGTTAAGTGACATAAACTCAATGCGGTCTACAGTGGAGCAAGAAGTACATGAGTATGCAAATAAGAGTCAACATGAGAGACTGAAAAATGCTAGGACTGCAAAGGAAAGGATCGAGCTACGATTATCCGAAGAATAG